Proteins co-encoded in one Corylus avellana chromosome ca9, CavTom2PMs-1.0 genomic window:
- the LOC132191470 gene encoding uncharacterized protein LOC132191470 gives MAPAAVEMRSPIASAQPTPSSSASQNPSSNYPFTFGAIPSSDYAEDQGSSNSSSFDAATKCDRGSGFAANVARTGSRARPRLVKMRRQLGSPQARARSRSPANEVVSGSNPFGSDSARVGDGASTLNWVSESSNGVSNGSSACKGFSFSIGDAQSVKFESVGFVFGANRSAFDANLGSVVGGTGESAVNSSSGDGGKVKVESGRESGKIENLGFVFDAKQSSFASNSFEEKRLSGENAGKSVVGDEGNVEAESELEYGKFDDLGFMFGAGQSNMASNSNTVKREYGERVDKLGSEDAGKMKLETETEFGKHDNVGYVFGVTQSDLPSNLNLGKGGSGGNSEKPDYDGDKMNTETETVTVKRADQSELGSTSISGKRECSRNASVMDSENGGMLKAENEAEFGKRVDMGFVFGGSWFNSVSKNLEKRESAQILGKLGTEDGVKVKVESGAESGKVKDTVVNFDSDGDRSSNNNCEKEVFVFGSGSKKESSFNECMAAKCPSEIELNGKFFGNCKNIEAQVGDLGSDVEGKGKSVFGSTSNVARFCSTSPLFELPDEMRKMKIDDSENVDGTHKTKNLGQNSCANHGAASMFERREKASGSFNKSSATGASIGISSSKEFAFQAGLIKDFDMGQFPQGQINDDTQWNASAAPSSFSSIDLDCQPNGSVSEIPFVGGLENKDGNCFASIPDGSGASFTAFSQPKWDPSCFEGNLFPEVNKKVEFVGKGRSIKDKRSKKMRGKLKPPSLSKQKLGQDHVLKESSSQENPDSAGCYSPMDFSPYQETGATNPYTREASLTPEEFSYIDTDFAPSALHSTVPNDAKDEDLAAAEGLDINRSGHKSREQNEENLCYHDGRSFSGAETTCSSSKTEKFCCSGGAGVTSTEVRSDFTSNMERQENNGGTQFHFVSMKEKLFTFSSSSSPQGSLSATTKRQHRKKSRGKVGRHSSVITPSTDVNTQASSVQLSPTTSTSSQFDTVDKSEAHEQFKQGHVTFSDAIQEICEKFRLRGNQAYKNRELSKAEDLYTQGIISVPSRERLGCCLKPLLLCYSNRATTRMRLERIREALGDCVMATALDPNFLKVQMRAANCHLMLGEVEDALQCFNKCLESGPGVCLDRKFIIEAADGLQKAQKVAEHTNRSAKLLEQRTSDAALSALEIIAEALSISLYSEKLLEMKVEALFMLRKYEEAIQLCEQSLPFAEKNFASPSTVDVDGSGCESYSVVRLWRWYLISKCYFHLGRLEAALDLLQKLEQVGSIKDKYGIKNLESSISLAVTIRELLLCKNAGNEAFRSRKYTEAVEHYTIALSSNVESRPFAAICLCNRAAAHQALGQTSDAIADCSLAIALDGNYAKAVSRRATLHEMIRDYRQAASDLQRLLSILQDQSSEKAKQSGTPGSSIRELRQAQRRLPLMEEEAKKDIPLDFYLILGIKPSDSASDIKKAYRKAALKHHPDKAGQFLARSESGDEGQLWKEISQEVNKDADRLFKMIGEAYAVLSDPTKRSEYDLEEDMRKAPKESHRSSNYRRTSDFHSSPFQRSSNRRNWQENWKTYGNSNFRW, from the exons ATGGCGCCGGCGGCAGTGGAAATGCGGTCTCCAATCGCCTCCGCACAGCCGACACCCTCCTCCTCGGCTTCCCAGAATCCGAGTTCCAATTATCCGTTCACTTTCGGTGCGATTCCTTCGAGCGATTACGCGGAGGATCAGGGAAGTTCCAACTCTTCGAGCTTTGATGCCGCAACAAAGTGCGATCGCGGTTCTGGTTTTGCTGCAAATGTGGCTCGGACGGGCTCTAGGGCGCGGCCGAGGCTGGTGAAGATGAGGAGGCAGCTGGGGAGTCCGCAGGCGAGGGCGAGGTCGAGGTCGCCGGCGAACGAGGTCGTTTCGGGTTCCAATCCGTTCGGGTCGGATTCGGCTCGAGTGGGCGATGGGGCTAGCACGTTAAATTGGGTTTCGGAGAGTTCCAATGGGGTAAGTAATGGTAGTAGTGCTTGTAAGGGTTTTAGCTTTTCGATTGGTGATGCTCAGTCTGTGAAATTTGAGAGCGTGGGTTTTGTGTTTGGTGCTAATCGAAGTGCTTTCGATGCAAATTTGGGGTCTGTGGTGGGAGGGACTGGTGAAAGTGCGGTAAATTCGAGTAGTGGAGATGGGGGGAAGGTGAAAGTTGAGAGTGGAAGAGAGTCTGGGAAGATTGAGAATTTGGGTTTTGTGTTTGATGCCAAGCAGAGTAGTTTTGCATCGAATTCGTTTGAGGAAAAGAGACTTTCCGGTGAAAATGCGGGAAAATCGGTGGTTGGTGATGAGGGGAATGTGGAAGCAGAGTCTGAATTAGAGTATGGGAAGTTTGACGATCTTGGTTTTATGTTTGGTGCTGGTCAGAGTAATATGGCTTCAAATTCGAACACAGTAAAGAGAGAATATGGTGAACGGGTAGATAAATTGGGTTCTGAGGATGCTGGGAAAATGAAATTGGAGACTGAAACTGAGTTTGGGAAGCATGATAATGTTGGTTATGTGTTTGGTGTTACTCAGAGTGATCTGCCATCAAATTTGAATTTGGGAAAGGGAGGTTCTGGTGGGAATTCGGAAAAGCCGGATTATGATGGGGATAAAATGAATACGGAGACTGAAACAGTGACTGTGAAACGTGCTGATCAGAGTGAATTGGGGTCGACTTCAATCTCTGGAAAGAGAGAATGTAGTAGAAATGCGAGTGTAATGGACAGTGAAAATGGTGGCATGTTGAAAGCTGAAAATGAAGCTGAGTTCGGGAAGCGTGTTGatatgggttttgtttttggCGGTAGTTGGTTTAATTCCGTGTCAAAGAACTTGGAAAAGAGGGAATCTGCtcaaattttgggaaaattggGTACTGAGGACGGGGTTAAGGTGAAAGTGGAAAGTGGAGCAGAGTCCGGCAAAGTGAAAGATACTGTTGTTAACTTCGATAGCGATGGTGATAGGAGCTCGAATAATAATTGTGAGAAGGAAGTTTTTGTATTTGGAAGTGGCAGTAAGAAAGAATCCAGTTTCAATGAATGCATGGCAGCTAAGTGCCCAAGTGAAATCGAGTTGAATGGTAAATTTTTTGGAAATTGCAAAAACATTGAAGCTCAGGTCGGTGATTTGGGTTCTGATGTTGAAGGCAAGGGAAAATCTGTATTTGGAAGTACTAGTAACGTGGCACGCTTCTGTAGCACAAGTCCCTTATTTGAACTTCCAGATGAaatgaggaaaatgaaaattgatgaTTCTGAGAATGTTGATGGTACTCACAAGACTAAAAATTTAGGTCAGAACTCATGTGCCAATCATGGGGCTGCTTCCATGTTTGAAAGAAGGGAAAAGGCTTCTGGCTCATTTAACAAAAGTTCAGCAACTGGTGCTTCTATTGGAATTTCTAGTTCCAAAGAGTTTGCATTTCAGGCAGGTCTcattaaggattttgatatggGCCAATTTCCTCAAGGTCAAATAAATGATGATACACAATGGAATGCATCTGCTGCACCATCTTCATTTTCATCAATTGATCTTGACTGCCAACCAAATGGTAGTGTTTCTGAAATACCTTTCGTAGGTGGACTTGAAAATAAGGATGGGAATTGTTTTGCAAGCATTCCAGATGGATCAGGGGCGTCCTTTACAGCCTTCAGCCAACCAAAATGGGATCCTTCTTGCTTTGAAGGAAATCTGTTTCCTGAAGTAAACAAAAAAGTGGAATTCGTAGGGAAGGGTCGGTCTATCAAGGATAAAAGATCAAAGAAAATGAGGGGAAAATTAAAGCCACCATCCTTAAGTAAGCAAAAGCTGGGGCAAGATCATGTGCTAAAGGAATCCAGTTCCCAAGAAAACCCTGACTCAGCCGGATGCTACTCACCCATGGATTTTTCTCCATATCAGGAAACTGGTGCAACTAATCCATATACAAGGGAAGCTTCCTTGACTCCAGAAGAGTTCTCCTACATAGATACTGATTTTGCACCTTCTGCCCTGCATTCAACAGTTCCAAATGACGCCAAAGATGAAGATTTGGCTGCTGCAGAAGGATTAGATATCAATAGAAGTGGTCACAAATCTAGGGAGCAGAACGAGGAGAACCTTTGTTATCACGATGGAAGGTCTTTTTCTGGAGCTGAAACAACCTGCTCTAGTTCTAAAACTGAGAAATTCTGCTGCAGCGGTGGTGCTGGTGTTACATCAACAGAAGTTAGAAGTGATTTTACTTCAAACATGGAGAGACAAGAAAATAATGGTGGAACAcagtttcattttgtttctatGAAGGAGAAATTATTTACATTTTCTTCATCATCCTCTCCACAAGGTAGTTTATCAGCAACCACCAAGCGTCAACATAGAAAGAAAAGTAGGGGTAAAGTTGGCCGGCACTCATCTGTTATCACTCCTAGTACAGATGTTAACACTCAGGCATCTTCGGTCCAATTGTCACCAACGACTAGCACTTCTTCACAGTTTGATACAGTGGATAAATCTGAAGCACATGAACAGTTCAAGCAAGGACATGTCACTTTCTCTGATGCCATTCAAGAAATCTGTGAGAAGTTTCGACTCAG GGGAAACCAGGCTTATAAAAATCGGGAGCTGTCTAAAGCAGAGGATTTATACACACAGGGAATAATTTCTGTCCCATCTAGAGAAAGATTGGGATGCTGCCTTAAACCACTTTTGCTCTGCTATAGCAATCGTGCAACTACACGAATGCGTCTTGAAAGAATAAGGGAAGCTTTAGGGGACTGTGTGATGGCTACCGCACTAGATCCCAACTTTCTCAAAGTACAAATGAGAGCTGCAAA TTGTCACCTTATGCTTGGAGAAGTGGAAGATGCACTACAGTGTTTTAATAAGTGCTTGGAATCAGGCCCTGGTGTTTGCTTGGATCGGAAATTCATAATAGAGGCTGCTGATGGTCTTCAAAAGGCTCAG AAAGTGGCCGAGCATACAAATCGTTCTGCCAAACTTTTGGAACAGAGAACTTCTGATGCTGCTCTTAGTGCCTTAGAAATAATTGCTGAGGCCTTGTCAATCAGTTTATACTCAGAAAAATTACTTGAAATGAAAGTGGAGGCTCTGTTTATG TTGCGGAAGTATGAAGAGGCAATTCAGCTGTGTGAGCAGAGTCTTCCTTTTGCTGAAAAGAATTTTGCTTCACCGAGCACTGTAGATGTGGATGGTTCTGGGTGTGAGAGTTACTCTGTGGTTAGACTGTGGAGGTGGTACCTGATATCCAAGTGCTACTTTCACTTGGGAAGACTTGAGGCCGCTCTTGATTTACTTCAGAAGCTAGAACAAGTGGGATCTATTAAAGACAA GTATGGAATTAAGAATTTGGAGTCGTCAATATCATTAGCTGTCACTATACGTGAACTTTTACTCTGCAAG AATGCCGGGAATGAAGCATTTCGATCCAGGAAGTATACTGAGGCAGTAGAGCACTATACCATTGCTTTATCTAGCAATGTTGAATCACGTCCTTTTGCTGCAATCTGTCTCTGCAATCGTGCTGCAGCACACCAAGCTTTGGGCCAAACTTCTGATGCTATTGCAGATTGCAGTCTTGCCATAGCGCTTGATGGAAATTATGCTAAG GCTGTTTCTAGAAGAGCCACCCTACATGAGATGATCCGAGATTACAGACAAGCAGCTAGTGACCTCCAGCGACTACTATCCATTCTTCAAGATCAATCTAGTGAGAAAGCCAAACAGTCTGGCACACCAGGTAGCAGCATAAGAGAATTAAGGCAAGCTCAACGGCGTCTGCCTTTGATGGAAGAAGAAGCTAAAAAGGATATTCCCTTGGATTTCTATCTGATTTT GGGAATTAAACCGTCTGACTCAGCATCTGATATCAAGAAGGCATACCGAAAGGCAGCTCTCAAACATCATCCAGACAAG GCTGGCCAGTTCCTGGCAAGAAGTGAAAGTGGAGATGAGGGGCAACTCTGGAAGGAAATCTCCCAGGAGGTTAACAAGGATGCTGATAGGCTTTTTAAAATGATTGGAGAGGCATATGCAGTACTTTCAGACCCCACTAAG CGCTCAGAATATGATCTTGAAGAGGATATGAGGAAAGCCCCAAAGGAAAGCCACAGAAGCAGCAACTATAGAAGAACTTCAGATTTTCACAGCTCCCCATTTCAAAGAAGCAGCAACAGACGAAACTGGCAGGAGAATTGGAAGACATatggaaattcaaattttcgATGGTGA